The Coturnix japonica isolate 7356 unplaced genomic scaffold, Coturnix japonica 2.1 chrUnrandom1056, whole genome shotgun sequence DNA window TATGGGAACTGGGAGGGGATACTGGGACCAGTATGGGAACTGGGAGGGGAAACTGGGACCAGTATGGGAACTGGGGGGGGGATACTGGGACCAGTATGGGAACTGGGGGGGAAACTGGGACCAGTATGGAAACTGGGAGGGGAAACTGGGACCAGTATGGGAACTGGGGGGGATACTGGGACCAGTATGGGAACTGGGACCAGTATGGTAACTGGGAGGGGATACTGGGACCAGTATGGGAACTGGGACCAGTATGGAAATGGGGGGGGATACTGGGACCAGTATGGGAAATGGGACCAGTATGGGAACTGGGGGGGAAACTGGGACCAGTATGGGAACTGGGGGGGGAAACTGGGACCAGTATGGGAACTGGGAGGGGATACTGGGAGCAGTATGGGAACTGGGGGGGGATACTGGGACCAGTATGGGAACTGAAGGGGGATACTGGGACCAGCATGGAAACTGGGACCAGTATGGAAACTGGGAGGGGATACTGGGACCAGTATGGGAACTGGGGGGGGATACTGGGACCAGTATGGGAACTGGGAGGGGATACTGGGAGCAGTATGGGAACTGGGGGGGATACTGGGACCAGTATGGGAACTGGGAGGGGATACTGGGAGCAGTATGGGAACTGGGGGGGGATACTGGGACCAGTATGGGAACTGGGACCAGTAGGGGAACTGGGAGAGGATACTGGGACCAGTATGGGAACTGGGGTGGATACTGGGACCAGTATGGGAACTGGGACCAGTAGGGGAACTGGGAGAGGATACTGGGACCAGTATGGGAACTGGGGGGGGATACTGGGACCAGTATGGGAACTGGGACCAGTATGGAACTGGGGGGGGATACTGGGACCAGTATGGGAACTGGAACCAGTATGGGAactgggagggggaggggaaacTGGGACCAGTAGGGAATGGGAGAGGATACTGGACCAAGTATGGGAACTGGGACCAGTATGAAAACTGGGAGGCGGATACGCTTGGGACGCAGTATTGGGAAACTGGAAGGGCGATACTGGGACCAGTATGGGAACTGGGACCCAGTATGGGAACTGGGAGAGGAATACTGGGACCCGTATGGGGAACTGGGGGGTACCGGACCAGTCCATGGGAACGGGACCAGTATGGAGACTGGGGGGGGATCTGGGACCGTAGTATGAAACTGGGAGGGGCACTGGGACCAGTACGGGCACTGGAGAGGATACCTGGGACCAAAAACCCAACCCCCCAGGCCCCtagatcccatccaacccccacccagccccccaccccccagtgCCGCCCTTCCCAGTTTTGCCCAGTGTCCAGTTCCCTACTCTTATGCGAAGATGGCTCCGACAGCACCGCGGGCTGAGCTGCCTGGTCCGCTGCCATCGCCGGTACGACGCCTGGAAGCACGATCCTCACCACGTTCATATCCACCTCCTGGTGGTTCTTCAATGAGCCAGCTGcaatttgggggggggtccccaatatggggggggggtcagcacctcgctatggggcagggaaacccccctgccccccatatatcccccccagccccacacctttGAAGGGGTCGATGCCCAACTGCAGCTTCTTCTCAATGGCCGCCTCGATCTCCTTCTTCTTCACGCATTGGATGCCCAGGTTGCTGAAGCTGATtaaaggtgggggggggaggtgagACCCTGCCCCACATATTGACCCACACACTGACCCACAGCAACACACAGAGCCAGACAGTGGGGGTGGGAAGTGGGAGCAGTGGGTAATGGGGGCTGTTATGGGACTGGGAGTGGGTAATGGGGTCTGTAATGGGGACTGGGAGTGGGTAATGGGGTCCTGTATGGGGACTGGGAGTGGGTAATGGGCGTCTGGTATGGGGCTGGAGTGAGTAATGGGGCCTGTTATGGGGGCTGGGAGTGGGTCAATGGAGGCTGTGTGAGAATGGGAGTGGGTtaatggggtctgtatgggatATGGGAGTGGGTAATGGGGCCCCTGTATGGGGACTGGGAGTGGGTAATGGGGGTCTGTAATGGGGCATCTGGGTAGTGCGGTAATGGGGTCTGTTTGGGGGCTGGGAGTGGGTAATGGGGTCTGTACTGGGGGCTGGGAGTGGTAAATGGGGGCTGTATGGGGACTGGGAGTGGGGTAGATGGGGTCAGTGGTGTTTGGAA harbors:
- the LOC107307843 gene encoding LOW QUALITY PROTEIN: transcription factor RelB homolog (The sequence of the model RefSeq protein was modified relative to this genomic sequence to represent the inferred CDS: deleted 3 bases in 2 codons) translates to DPITHSQSPLQTPLPTPSPITAPITHCSHFPPPLSGSVCCCGSVCGSICGAGSHLPPPPLISFSNLGIQCVKKKEIEAAIEKKLQLGIDPFKAGSLKNHQEVDMNVVRICFQASYRRWQRTRQLSPVLSEPSSHKKSTNTSELRICRMNKESGPCTGGEELYLLCDKVQKEDIAVVFRKETWEARADFSQADVHRQVAIVLRTPPYRSLQLEQPVQVEVFLQRLTDRARSRGCPYTYLPREQGMGGYGDMGSEKQG